One window from the genome of Leuconostoc suionicum encodes:
- the rlmD gene encoding 23S rRNA (uracil(1939)-C(5))-methyltransferase RlmD, protein MTEQNKRPYQKGRNNNGKKPYYGKNFDPRKSGAPRNNTSEGVNVRVGQNFPLTIKRLGINGEGIGYFKRKIVFVPGALPNEVAVVKVTEVEPKYIAAKVLKIREKSPDRVKPLDEFADSVGGFELEHMNYPAQLRFKKDVLVQSLEKFQPKGWSNYDIRDTIGMDHPYEYRNKAQFPVRKIGDELRVGMYKRGSHDLVDLPVVHTQTPATMKVMRTVRELLDKLSVSIYNEDKNRGTVKTIVARVSQTTGEVQLTFITNTDGFPGDTALIEAINQALPEVSGIFQNYNPGRTSLVWGEETLKLWGKDYIEEKVLGKTFQLSPRAFMQLNHTQMSVVYNQALAALDLTHADKLVDAYSGVGTIGLSLADKAGEVRGMEIIPEAVEDANQNATLNHISNAHYEVGTAEKLFPKWQAEGWIADALVVDPPRTGLDTALRREILRTQPEKFVYISCNASTLARDLVDLSKAYQVDYIQSIDMFPQTARWEGVVKLTKRQK, encoded by the coding sequence ATGACAGAACAAAACAAGCGACCTTATCAAAAAGGTCGCAACAATAACGGTAAAAAACCATATTATGGTAAAAATTTTGACCCACGTAAGTCTGGCGCACCAAGAAACAACACGAGTGAAGGTGTTAACGTACGTGTTGGCCAAAACTTTCCATTAACAATCAAGCGCCTCGGTATTAATGGTGAAGGAATTGGCTACTTTAAACGTAAGATCGTATTTGTACCTGGCGCTTTACCTAATGAAGTGGCTGTTGTAAAGGTTACTGAAGTAGAACCAAAATATATCGCCGCTAAAGTCTTGAAAATACGTGAGAAATCTCCGGATAGAGTGAAACCGCTTGATGAATTCGCAGATAGTGTTGGTGGATTTGAATTGGAGCATATGAATTATCCAGCACAATTGCGCTTCAAAAAAGATGTACTCGTGCAATCACTTGAAAAATTTCAACCAAAGGGCTGGTCTAATTATGACATACGTGACACAATCGGTATGGATCATCCGTATGAATACCGTAACAAAGCCCAATTCCCCGTTCGAAAAATTGGCGATGAACTGCGTGTCGGTATGTATAAACGTGGTAGCCATGATTTGGTTGATTTACCAGTTGTACATACACAAACCCCAGCCACGATGAAAGTTATGCGTACCGTTCGTGAATTACTCGATAAATTATCTGTCTCAATCTACAATGAAGATAAAAATCGTGGTACGGTAAAAACTATTGTTGCTCGTGTATCTCAGACAACAGGCGAAGTACAACTAACATTTATCACAAACACAGATGGATTCCCTGGTGATACTGCATTGATTGAAGCAATCAATCAGGCTCTACCAGAAGTTAGTGGTATTTTTCAAAATTATAATCCCGGTCGTACTAGCCTCGTTTGGGGTGAAGAAACACTTAAGCTTTGGGGTAAAGACTACATCGAAGAAAAGGTGCTCGGGAAAACATTCCAATTGTCACCACGTGCTTTCATGCAGTTAAATCATACGCAAATGTCCGTGGTTTATAATCAAGCCTTGGCAGCACTTGATTTGACGCACGCTGATAAACTAGTCGATGCATATTCTGGTGTAGGTACAATCGGTCTGTCCTTAGCTGACAAGGCTGGCGAAGTTCGTGGTATGGAAATTATCCCCGAGGCAGTTGAAGATGCCAATCAAAATGCTACTTTAAATCATATTAGTAATGCTCACTATGAGGTGGGCACGGCTGAAAAACTGTTCCCTAAGTGGCAAGCAGAAGGATGGATAGCTGATGCATTAGTTGTTGATCCACCACGCACAGGTTTAGACACTGCACTGCGTCGAGAAATTTTGCGCACACAACCTGAAAAGTTCGTGTATATTTCATGTAACGCCTCAACTTTAGCTCGTGATTTGGTTGATTTATCAAAAGCCTACCAAGTTGATTACATCCAAAGTATTGACATGTTCCCTCAAACTGCCCGTTGGGAGGGCGTTGTTAAATTGACAAAACGTCAAAAATAA